Genomic DNA from Acidimicrobiia bacterium:
TCACCGGTCGAGCGGAGCTTATGGACGCCCCCCATCCGGGGGGCCTGGGAGGAACGTACAGCGGCAACCCTCTCGCCTGTGTAGCGGCCATCGAGTCGATCCGGCTGATCTCCGATCCAGATTTCCTTGATCACGCCACATCCATTGGCGACCACATGCGGACCCGCCTTGAAGGGATCCAGGCCGCCCACCCGGACCTCATCGGCGATGTTCGGGGCCTCGGCCCGATGCTCGTGGCCGAAATCGTCATGGACCCAAAATCAAAGACGCCGGATATGGAGTCAACCGCGGCGATTTGCGCAGCCACGCTCACCCGCGGCCTCATCACCATCCGGGCCGGTCTCTATTCGAACTGCGTGCGGTTCCTACCACCGCTCGGCGTGAGCCACGAACAGGTCGATGAGGCAATGGACGTTCTGGCCGAAGCCGTGGCCGAGGTGGCGGCGGCCAGATGATCTACCTGGTACCCCAGTCGTAGGTCTGTTTCACGAGTCGTAGGTAAGTGAATACCTCCGACGACGCCACCGTGTCAATGCTGCGAATCTGATTCATCACCTTCATGAGGTGCTCGGTTGTCTCGCACACGAGCTCAATCATGATGTCGAAGCGGCCAGCCGTAATGACGACGTAATCGACCTCGGTGATTTGGGCAATCGCCTCGGCGGCCGTATCGAGGTCCCCCGACACGTTGATTCCCATCCAGGCTTGAGCGTCAAAACCAAGCGAAGTCGGATCGGTGACCGCCACCACCTGCATGACTCCATGCTCCGTGAGGCTCAGAACTCGTTGGCGGGCGGCCGCCGGTGACAATCCCACGAGTGGCCCGAGCCGGGAATATGGGATTCGGCCATCATCCTGAAGGTGGTCGATGATGGCTTTGTCGGTCGCATCAAGCTCGATCGGACCCGGCATGCAGCGTACTCTTTCGTCAGCGGGGCTTTACTCTAACCTTACGAACAATCGATTCGACGGAGAAGTTGGCACTCAACTGTTGAATCAGCCGAATTAACCCACGTTCCAAATCCATACTGCCGTCTTTTGCTGCCAGGCCAATTCCGGACTCGATCGCCGTCGAAGGGCGGATGAGATGAATCGCGACGGAACTGCGGCCGATTCAAGTCGTACGGCCTAGTCTGCGCTCCGTGAAGAAGGACGCCTACTCAGATGCATGATCCGAGCCTCCTGGCAGATGAAGCGACCGAGTTGGTAGCCACCTGGGTCACTTCGGCCAAGGCAACCGAGACCGATGAGGATCGTGCCTCGACCGGACCGCTCCAAGAACTGATCGAAGACCCGACGGGCGTCTCGTTCACCATGCGATTCATCGACCGCGTGACCCGACCAGACGACAATCGGGTGTCGGCCACCCAGCTTCGCTCCCTCGTCCAAAACGAACCGCTCCCCGAGTTTCTCTCCCCAATCGACCGCCTCCTCCTGAAAATCGGTGCGATGGTCGGTCCCGTCCTGCCGGGAATTGTGATTCCTCTCGCCCGTCGCCGCATGCGCCACCTGGTCGGGCATCTGATCGTCGATAGCGAATCATCCAAACTTGTTGAACACCTTGACATGCGGCGCGGCCAGGGTTTTGCTCAAAATGTCAACCTGCTCGGAGAGGCCGTGCTCGGCAATCGGGAAGCGCGAAATCGATTCGATGCAATCCTCGCCCTCATTGCCGACCCTTCTGTTGACTATGTGTCCGTCAAGCTCTCGTCAATCGTGGCCCAACTGAATCACTGGGATTGGAAAGGAAGTCAGACCCGGATCCGGGAGGCTCTCAGCGAGTTACTCGACGCGGCAAGTTCCACCAATCCGCCCACATTCGTTAACTTCGACATGGAGGAGTACCTCGACCTCGATCTGACGGTGTCGGCCTTCAAAGATGCCCTCGATGCCCGGCCGGCGATCGAAGCGGGCATTGTCCTGCAGGCCTACCTCCCGGACTCATTCAATGCTCTCCAGGACCTGGTCGTCTGGGCCAACCAGCGCCACGAGAACGGTGGCTCGACGATCAAGATCCGATTGGTCAAGGGCGCCAACCTGGCGATGGAGAAGGTCGAAGCGGCGATCCACGGATGGGTTCAGGCGCCATACCTCACGAAGAACGAGGTTGATGCCAACTACAAGCGATGCCTCGACTGGGCGCTCACCCCGGACCACACCAGGGCGGTGCGAATTGGCATCGCCAGCCATAACCTCTTCGATGTGGCCTGGGCTGATCTTCTCGCAGGACGACGCGGCGTGGCGGATCGGATCCAGTTCGAGATGCTCCAGGGAATGTCTCCGGCCCAGGCCAGGGTCGTCAGGGATGGAGCCCCGGATCATGGGCTTATCCTGTACACGCCCATCGTGGCGAGGGAGAATTTCGACGTGGCGATCAGCTATCTCTTTCGTCGACTCGAGGAGAATGCCGCTCCTCAGAACTTCATGCGATCGGTATTCAGCCTCGCCCCTGGCACTCCGGAATTCGAGCGAAGACGCCAGGAATTCGTAACGTCATTGGCGAGCCGATGGGAGATCGGCAGCGAACCGCAGCGCCGTCAAACTCGACCGGCTTTGGCGGCGGCCGCGACGGCGGCGGGTACCTTCGTGAATGAACCAGATACTGACCCGGCGCTTCCCCAGAACCGCGCCTGGGCAATCGAGATCCTCCAGACCACGGGTCAAGGTCCACACGCCCCACTCACCACCGAGATCGCCGACGTCGATGCGGCACTTGACCGGGCCAGGCGGGCACAAGCCGACTGGCAAGCAACAAGTCCCGGCCGGCGCAAAGACCTCCTCTCAGCCGCCGCCGATGCCCTGGCCAGAAGGCGCGGCGATCTGATCGCTGCCATGGTGCATGAAGGAAACAAGACAATCGCTCAGGCGGACCCCGAGGTGTCCGAGGCAATCGATTTCGCCACCTATTACGCCGAGCGAGCTGTCGAGTTGTCCCGGGCAGAGGCCCGGTTTGAGCCTCTCGGAACGGTGGCGGTCGTTCCGCCCTGGAACTTTCCAGTCGCGATTCCGGCAGGCGGCGTCCTGGCCGCGCTGGCAGCCGGAAACTGCGTCATCCTCAAACCTGCACCGGAAACGCCCCGATGTGCCGAAATCGTTGCCGAGTGTCTGTGGGAAGCAGGGTTCAGCCAGGACGTCCTCCAGTTCATTCGAACCCCTGACGATGAGGTCGGGCAGCGGTTGATCGTCGGGGTGGACGGCGTGATTCTCACCGGCTCGTCCGAGACGGCGGCGATGTTCAAAGACTGGAATCCCCAGCTGCGCTTGTTCGCCGAAACGAGCGGTAAAAACTCCCTCATCATCACTCCCCACGCGGACATCGACTTAGCCGTGACACATCTGGTTGCATCGGCCTTCGGACATGCTGGACAAAAATGCTCGGCAGCTTCCCTGGCGATCTGCGTCGGCGACGTATATGAGTCGCCTCGGTTCAGGCGCCAACTCATCGATGCCGTTGAGAGCCTCGCCGTTGGTCAGGCGACGGACATCTCTACCACGGTTGGACCATTGATCGGTCCACCGCCCCCGAAGTTGCAGCGCGGTTTGGGCACCCTCGATCCCGGGGAAGAATGGTTGGTTCAACCCCGTCAACTCGACGACAACCTCTGGTCACCGGGAGTTCGCATCGGGGTTAAGCCCGGGAGTTGGTTCCACCAAACGGAATGTTTCGGACCGGTCCTCGGGGTCATGGCTGCCCGCAACCTCACGGAGGCCATTCACATCCAAAATGGCAACGAGTTCGGTCTGACCGGGGGGATTCATACCCTCGATCCCCATGAGATGGACGAGTGGACCGACTTGGTCCAAGTCGGCAACGCCTATGTGAACCGCCCGATCACCGGCGCCATCGTCCAACGCCAGCCCTTCGGGGGATGGAAGAAGTCAAGCGTTGGGCCTGGCGCCAAGGCAGGCGGACCCAACTACGTTGCTCAACTCGGCACCTGGCATCCCCAGACACCATTCGACGCCGACCAGCTGACGGCGGCCAGGGCCGCCGACCAGCAAGCGTGGCTTGAAGAGTTCGCCGTTGAGCACGATCCCACCGACCTGTACTGCGAGGCCAACATCTTCCGCTATCGACCACTGGCCAGGATCGGACTGCGGATCGGCTCAGGGGCCAGCCAGTCGGAAATCGATCGGGTAATCCATGCCGCCGGAGTGGCCGGTTGCGAGTTGGTCATGTCGAAGGACGAAACCGACGAGGCATTCGCAGCCCGGATACCCACCCTCGGCGTAGAACGGATCCGGCTGGTCGGGAGTACCACCGACCCGGTGCTCCGGGCGGCCGCCCAAGCCGGGGTTCACATCGCGAGCGACCCGGTAACGAGTAGTGGTTTCCTCGAATTACGCCATTACGTCCGGGAACAGGCCATTTCGAGAACCCTCCACCGCTTCGGCAACATCGTCACCGGATAGATCCGGTCCCGGGAACCTAGCGGCAACCGCGGCCAGCCCGTCATCGGGAGACCGGCCACTTTTCCAAACGAGTGTGCATACGATTTGCACTATCACGCATGGATGCACACTCGACGCGGGAATGGGAGGGAACGCGGGCGGATCGTGCAACATATTTGGTTAGTCTCACCGTACCGTCATCAAGGAGACTGCCCTCATGAAAGCCGTCCGGGTCACCGCACCTTCGACACTCGAAATCGCCGACATCCCCGTTCCGGACGCCAACGGCCAGGTGCTTATCAAGCCGAACACCGTCGGCGTATGCGGGACCGACGTGAAAGTCTTCACTGGAGCGATCCCGGTTCTTTATCCCCGGGTACTCGGGCACGAGATGATCGGCACCGTCATCGAGGCACCTGCCGGTGCTCCGGTAAAACCAGGCGACCGCGTACTGGTCGACCCGGCGTCAAGCTGCGGATGGTGCGACCTCTGCCGAAAAGGCCGACCCCATCTATGTCGCAACGCCGGCCTCATGGGACGCGAAATCGATGGCGTATTCGCAGAATATGTTCGAGCGCCCGTCGCGGCCGTCCTACCCGTACCTGCCAGCATCTCGGCCACTGCGTCAGGCCTTCTCCAGGTTCTCGGAACCTGCATTCACGCCCAGAACGCCGTGAACGTGTTCCCCGGACAGGTAGCGGCCGTGATTGGCCTGGGCGTTGCGGGCCAACTCATGGTCCAACTCCTGGCCGAACGCGGAGTCACCGTTGTCGGGATCACCCGCTCTGAGTGGAAGCGAGACCTGGCGGCCCAGCACGGCGCAACGGCTACCGCCGCTCCCGACCAGGCGGCGTCCGTCCTCGCTGAGTTGACCGATGGTCGCGGCCCCGATCTGGTAGTTGAAGCGGTCGGGTACGAGAAGACCCTCGCCCAGGCCATCGATCTCGTCGGAATCGGCGGTGAAGTACTCGTATTCGGGACGCTTACCGGTGGTAACGAAGGGTTGCCCTACTACCAGCTCTATTTCAAGGAGTTGACCCTCTACAACCCGCGAGCTGCACTACCTGGCGACTACGCCGTTGGCATCGCCCTCGCCGCCACCGGCCGTCTCGTGTTGGAACCGATCGTGACGCACGAACTGGCTCTCGATGACGCAGCCAAAGCGTTCGAGCTGGTTCATGATGCGTCTTCGCTCAAGGTTTTGATGCACGTCTAGCGGATCACCAACCGACTACCAGGGCGTCGCCCAGACCCGTCCACCCTGACCATCTACCGCCAATGAGACCTCGCCCGTCTTGTCGGTCGGATCGCCGGCAAGCAGACCTTCAAGATCCAGCCCGGTAACGGCCGGAATCCCTAGGGCCCTGGCAGACTCGAACAGGTGGGCGGCCGGGCCCCCGCCGGTAGTGATAAGCGCGGACGCATCCCACAGGAGGGCGGCCAGGTTCGGCAACGGGTGGGTTCCGACCACGACATCCCTCGGCCGGAAATGCGGAACGTCATGGGGATCGGACACAAAACACATGCGCCCGACAGCGGTCCCGGGAGCGGCCGGGACACCGACGCCCACCTTGCCGTGGGCCATGACCGCGGCAACGTCGAATGGTTCCCAGCGGTCAAAGCCGATCCGCGACTTCAGGGCCGGGGCGGTTCCTTCACGCAACACGGCAATCGCTTCCCGCAATGGCAGATGCCACGCCAACTCCGAATGCGCGACCGCGCCGGCGTTTACGAGGCCGCGCCGAGCGGTCTCGAGCAACCTCAGTACGTTGGTTGCTCGATCAAGGTCGGGAACCCTCAGGTCCGCAAAGGCTGCCATCGCCCGCTCGGTCTCGTCCCCGCGAAGGCCCCGGACCATGCTGGCCGCTCGATCCGTGCTGACCGACTTGGTGATTCTCCAGGCAGCCGACACCAAAGCCCGGGATTGTTCGGTCGCCTCGAGCAGCGCTTCAAGTGGATCGACGTCGAGAGCTTCAACCGGTTCGAGGAAGTAGGCAGGAGCCGCCACCGCCCACGGCAACACGAGCTCCTCACCAAGCGGACCAGGAAACCGCCGAACCAGCCTGGCAAGATCAGCGATCGCCGGAGCCGAAAAAGCCGCCGGGATATCAACCACCAGGGATGGTCGTTGTTCAAACTGCATGAGCTGCAGAAGAGTCACCTCGCCATCCACAGATGCCCATTCGCACGAGTTCGCTCCGATCGACCGATCGGCGCGTTGAAGGACGTTCGCAACCTCGGCGATAAGGTCCTCCCCCATCAGTGCGAGTGCCGATTCACCGGTCACCATCCCCGCGGCCGAGACCCTCCCATGCGCGCCAGGATCCCAGCCCTGGACCAGCGGTGCGGGCGAACCGGCTACCCCAATGACCGTCACCTCGCCGTCGACCAACCGCGCCACTCCACCAAAGTCGGGGTCGAGGGCTCGCTGGATGAGGACCGCCATGGGAATCGAGCCCGGTTCGAGTTCAGCTGCTTCGTATCGCTCAAGCGTGTGCACCGTGAACGCCGAAGCCCAGCAACCGCGCACTGCCCTGGGCGCTTCGTTGGGATGAATGTCGAGGTAGGACGTGAAAGCCCCTGACCACTCGCCACCCGCTTCCAACACACTCGATGAGCGCACCACCAGCGGATCACCGAGCGACCCGGCCGCATCCACTATCGCCGTTTCGGTCTCCGCATCCATCGGCCCTGTACTGATGGTTAGCAACGCCCCACCGGGACCGCGTTGGGCCATCACCTCGGATCCACGGAGCATCTCACTCCTGGACAGCTCCGCAGGGACTACCGCCCCCGGAAGTACCGGAAGCCCGGCGCGACGACCCCGGGCCAACCACGCCGCCTTGGCGCCGGTGTGCCCGGGGTCCTGCGCTAACTCGTCGTCGAGATCGATCAGCACCAATTAGGCGGTCGAAATGATCTCGTGCTGCTTATAGGTCGTGACCATCTCGTAGCCGGTCTCGGTGACGTAGAGCATCTCCTCAAGTCGCACACCGTGATCGTGCAGCTTGCCGTGTTGCGTTTCGAGGGCAAATGTCATGCCCTGCTGAATCTCAACCGGATGATCAAGCGACCAGATGCGGGAGATGACCGGCGGATCGTATTGCGCCAGACCGAGGCCATGGCCCCAGTTGTTGGCAGCAGCCTGATCTTCCTCCTCGTAGCCCCACGCTTCCTTGGCAGATGGCCACTTGGCGGCAACGTCGGCGGTCGTCACGCCGGGCTTGACTTCTTCGATCGAATCCCACAGCCAGCTGTGAGCCGCGTCGTACGTCGCCTGATGTTCGGCGGTCGGCGTCCCACCCACGCAGTAGGTGCGATAGCAGCACGACTTGAAACCATTCCACGTGAGGGCGGCCAGGTCGATGATGACGAGTTCACCAGGCCGGATCATCCGGTCCGAGAAGTTACGCCAGTTCGGCCAGGCATTCGGGCCGGACGACACGATGACGTCTTCGACGTCCTCCATGCCGGGGATCGAATACAACTTCTCGAAGCCAAAGGCGGCGACCTCGTTTTCGGTCATACCTGGCTTGATGTAATTGGTGATGTCGTAGTGAACCTTGTCACAGATGGCCCCGACGATCTGGAACGCCTTGATCTCATCCGGGCTCTTGATCGCCCTGGCATTCATCATCGGAGTCATGCCGTCGGTCCAGTTGATGTTGCGCTTTTCGAACTCACGCATCAAGTTGATGTCGATGAAGTCGACGCCCAGTGGCATGTCTTTGACGCCGGCCTCCTCAAGGTCGTTCATCAACGAATCCACGAACTTGTTGACTTGCTGTTCGGCAGCCGGACCAACCGCCCCCTTGATCCAGATGTAGGAGTAACGGATGTTCTCCTCGGGGATCCACGGGTTGTGTTCTTTGAGATGGAATCCGATGTCACCCTGTTCGTAGACGATCGGTGGCTTGCCGGCCGGCAAGACCACATAGCGAAGACCCGGCTTGAGGCGGTTCCAGCCCGGGGTGAGCGTCGAAGACACATACCGCATGTTCTCGTCGTAGAACAAAAGGAGGGCACCCAGCCCGGCCTTTTCCATTTCGGCATGGGCCCTCTTGAGACGCCAGTCTCGAATGTTGGCCCAGTTGATGCCTTCCTTCCAGTCGGTACTCATTCCGAAATATGCTTCACGCATCGTGTGGTAACTCCCTACTCGTCCGTCGCTTACTGACTTCTAAAACTTGTCCGGGAGTATTTCCCGAACGATGTCGAGGAACTCGTCGTTGTCGAGGAGCCCTTTCTTCTCCAGTGACTTCTCCTTGACCTCAGCCAGGATGACTTCGATGTCTTTCGTGTCGGCGTCGTAGATGCCGTTCTTGCCGAGCCAGATAGCAACCGAGTCCAGCCCGGAACCTTTACCGAGAACGATCTCAGGCGGCGCCTGACCGACCAACTCGGGCCGGAACGGGAATGGCTCGGTGAGTTCATCGACCACGTTCTTTACCCAGGTGGCAATAATCCCCGACTCGACGTTGTAGAGCATGTCACCGGTAATCGGACGATTGGACGGCTGGGTCACCCCGGACAACTCGGCCACGAGTCGGGCAACCGCGGTGAATGATTTGGTGTCGATCCCGGTGTCGATCCCGTACATGGTGAGAAGGGCCAAGACCGTTTCTTCGGTAGGAGCGTTGCCGGCTCGTTCGCCGATGCCGCTAACCGTCGTGTGGATAACCGAGGCACCTTCGGCAACGGCCAGAATCGAATTGGCCACACCCATGCCGAAGTCCATGTGGAAATGGGTCTCGAGCGGAACGTTTAGGCGTTCGCGAACCCGGCGGGTGTAGTAGCTCACCGCATGTGGGGAGATGACCCCGAATGTGTCAACCAGCGCAACCTTGTCGACATGACCGTCGGTAGCGACAGCTTCAAGGTCGTCGAGGAGTTGCGACATGCTCGAGCGGGTGGCATCGATCGGGAAGAAAGAAACCTGTAACCCGTTTTCGTGAGCAAATTTGGTCGACTCGATGGAAGCCTCGATCGCTTTCTCGACCGGCCACCGGTAGCCCTTCTCAATGAGGTGGTGGCTGGCCGGGACTTCCATAACGACACCTTTGACGCCGCAGTCAAGAGCGAGTTGTACGTCGGCCACCATGCAGCGAGAGAAGGCATACACCTCAGTATCGAGGTCAAGGGCGACCATGCGCTTGATGGCTTCGGTGTCCGAAGGGGAGACGGCTGGAAGTCCAGCTTCGATCCGATGGACACCGGACGCCGAGAGAGCTTCGGCGATGCGGACCTTGTCATCGGCCGAAAACTCGACGCCGGCCTGCTGCTCGCCATCGCGCAGGGTTACGTCGTGAATCTCGACTTTCTCGGGAAAATTGAATCCTTCGGTGACTTCCGGGAGATAATTCCACGGGCTTGAAAACCACTGGTCGGTTTTCCACGGTTGATCGGCCACAACAAACTCCTATCACGATGATCTTGCATCATATACGATTGATTCCGAGGGCGCGTCCGCCTCGACCTGGTTTTTCAGTTACCCGGCTCCCATAGGCCGAATTTCCAGGCCGGGTCGCCGGCGACCATGGTTCCCGCCACCTGTGATCGGTGGCCCATCATCCGGGTTTTGGCAACGGCGCTTCGACCGAGTTGCAGTTGGCGCGGCTCCCAAACGGCTAGCGCGGCATCGAGGTCATGGTCAACCTCGATGAGGGCGTCATGCAGTGCCCACGCATCAGCACACGCCTTGGCCTGACCGGCCGCCACGTGCGGCCGCAGCCCAAAGGCGGCATCGCCGAGGATACAGACCCGGCCAAATACCATCCTCGGTACCTCAAGATCGAAAATGGCCTGAATGAGCGGTTCGTCACAGGCGAGCACCACTTCCCGGATCGGTGGGGCAAGCGTCTCGCGGGCCGACCGGCGCATCTCCTCGACGAACTCGGGCCGAATCATGCCGGGCGGCATCGTCCCGCTTCTCCGCTCACCGTCGATCCCGGTCATCAGGTCGGCAAAGGCCCCGTCGTCCGGATAGTTGCGATACCAAACCGAGTTCACGGTTCGCTCCCCCGGCGTGATGCTGCCCGACGGAGACGGAATGGCGTAGACGAGGATGTGGCTGTGATCGAGGACCTGATACAACATGGCATCGCTCAGGGTGGCGAGCGTCGCCGCGCTGAGAGCTTGCTCGGGTGTAATGGCCCGCCAGGCGACGTAGCCGGCATAGGTAGGCTCGACGCCTGGCAAGAGAATGCTTCTGGCCGTCGATGACAATCCGTCAGCACAGATCAGGAGATCGCCATCAACGCTCCGGCCATCGCCAAGATGCAGCGTCACCCCGTCTGCCCGCTGATCAAAGCCAACCATTTCCGAGTCAAGGTGGTACCGATCGGGATCGAAAGCCTCGTGGAGGGCCCGATATACGGTGCTCCAGCCACTGAACCGGAAGTGGTCGGCCTGGGCCGATTTAACCGCACCCGAGTGATCCAGGTAGGTCCAGTCGGCTAACTCGAGACTGACCCTGCCGTCATCGCCGCGGCGGCCCTCTGTGAAATATCGCTCGGTAATCGGCAGCACGACAATGCCGGTACCGCGTTCCTGTAGGGCAGCACTGGCCCGTTCGAAAACCTGTACGTCGTATCCGAGATCCCGCAAGAGGACCGCCGTGGTCAGACCGCCGATTGATCCGCCCGCAATCAGGATTCTGGGGTTCACGACCTGGACTGCTTTTGTACTGGTCCCACCATCATCGTCGACCTTCCCAAATTGATTCCACGCGCGTAAAACGCCCGATTTGTGGTCACCGAATCTCGTTCCCGCGGCGGATCCTATACGATGCACGAACCACGGGTGGAGTGCCACGAGCGGTTTGTGAGCCTAGGAAGTCGCACGAGCGCCGCCGCCTACCTGGTGTATCGGACACGCAACAAAGGACGGATGATGGATTTACACGACCCAACCCTGCTCATTTCCCAGACGCTCATCGATGGCGCATGGGTCGATGCGGACTCTGGCGCGACCTTCGATGTAACCAACCCGTCCGATGGGTCACTGGTCGGTACGGTCCCCGATATGGGCGTGGCTGAAACCGTTCGGGCCATCGATGCCGCCAATCGTGCTTTCCCGGCCTGGAGAGCCCTGACTGCCAAGCAGCGGGCCACCATCCTCAAGCGCTGGTATGCCCTCATCTTGGAGAATGCCGAAGACCTCGCTCGGCTCATGACGCTCGAAATGGGTAAACCGATCCGCGAATCGCGCGGCGAGGTCGCCTTCGGCGCCAACTTCGTCGAATGGTTCGCCGAAGAAGGCAAGCGGGCCTATGGCGAGGTGATCCCGACTCATGACATCAGTAAACGATTGCTCGTGCTCCAACAGCCTATCGGGGTGGTCGCGGCCATCACCCCTTGGAACTTCCCACTGGCGATGATCACCCGTAAAGTCGCACCGGCTCTTGCTGCCGGGTGCACCTCGGTCGTCAAACCGCCCGAGGATGCCCCGCTCACCGCGTTGGCGGTGGCAGCCCTGGCCCAGCGGGCCGGCGTCCCGGACGGGGTGCTCAACCTGGTCACCACCAATGATCCGGCTCCGGTTGGTCAGGAATTGTCAACCAACCCCACCATCCGGAAAATCTCGTTCACCGGTTCGACCCAGGTCGGCAAGTTACTCATGCGCAACGCGGCGGACACCGTGAAGAACGTCTCGCTCGAGCTCGGCGGGAATGCGCCGTTCATCGTGTTCGACGACGCCGACATCGACGAGGCGGTTCAGGGAGCGATCGCGTCGAAGTATCGAAACACCGGTCAAACCTGCATCTGTGCCAACCGTCTCTATGTCCAGGACGGTGTGTACGACGAGTTCTCCAAGAAATTCGCCGAAGCGGTGAGCGCGCTTGCGGTCGGTCCCGCCATTGAAGACGGGACCGAGATCGGTCCGCTCGTCAACGACGCCGCCCTGGCCAAGGTTGAGGAACTGGTCGGTGATGCCCTCCAGCACGGAGCAAGCGTTCTCACCGGCGGAAAGCGCCACCGTCTGGGGCGGACCTATTACGAAGTGACCGTCCTCACCAACGTCACCCAAGATATGCGCATCGCCCGCGAAGAGATCTTCGGACCCGTCGCCCCCCTCTACCGGTTTTCGACCGAGGACGAAGCGATCGCCCTGGCCAATGACACAACCTACGGCCTGGCCTCCTACTTCTACGCCGGCGATATCGGACGGATCTTCCGGGTCAGCGAGGGCCTCGAATACGGCATGATCGGCGTCAACACCGGTTTGATCTCGACCGAACTCCACCCGTTCGGCGGAGTCAAGGAATCAGGTATCGGGCGCGAGGGCTCCCACTACGGTCTGAGCGAATACCTTGAGACCAAGTACGTATGCATCGGCGGCATCTCGCAACAGTGAATGCGGCTGGATCCTGGCGTTCCCGGAAACTCCAAGTGTTACGCGCGGATTTCTCGCAGATCGAGCGCCAAATCCAGAACGACCGGCGGAAGGCAGATCGTGTCGTTGCAGGCTTGATAGGTGATACGAATCGGGATTGTGACCGCTTCGAGGTTCTGCTGAACATAGAACGGCACGACCACCTCGATGTCACCCTCGGCGACGGTGAACGCCTCCGTGAAGCCTTCAACCGAAAACGCATGACCAGCGGGCATGGGGAACGAAAACATGTAAACGTCCTCTTGGCCCGGAATGTCCACCATCAGCTCGGTAAACCCTGATGGGTTCGGCGGCACATAGATGTGGAAGCCATCTTC
This window encodes:
- a CDS encoding FAD-dependent oxidoreductase encodes the protein MNPRILIAGGSIGGLTTAVLLRDLGYDVQVFERASAALQERGTGIVVLPITERYFTEGRRGDDGRVSLELADWTYLDHSGAVKSAQADHFRFSGWSTVYRALHEAFDPDRYHLDSEMVGFDQRADGVTLHLGDGRSVDGDLLICADGLSSTARSILLPGVEPTYAGYVAWRAITPEQALSAATLATLSDAMLYQVLDHSHILVYAIPSPSGSITPGERTVNSVWYRNYPDDGAFADLMTGIDGERRSGTMPPGMIRPEFVEEMRRSARETLAPPIREVVLACDEPLIQAIFDLEVPRMVFGRVCILGDAAFGLRPHVAAGQAKACADAWALHDALIEVDHDLDAALAVWEPRQLQLGRSAVAKTRMMGHRSQVAGTMVAGDPAWKFGLWEPGN
- a CDS encoding NAD-dependent succinate-semialdehyde dehydrogenase, coding for MDLHDPTLLISQTLIDGAWVDADSGATFDVTNPSDGSLVGTVPDMGVAETVRAIDAANRAFPAWRALTAKQRATILKRWYALILENAEDLARLMTLEMGKPIRESRGEVAFGANFVEWFAEEGKRAYGEVIPTHDISKRLLVLQQPIGVVAAITPWNFPLAMITRKVAPALAAGCTSVVKPPEDAPLTALAVAALAQRAGVPDGVLNLVTTNDPAPVGQELSTNPTIRKISFTGSTQVGKLLMRNAADTVKNVSLELGGNAPFIVFDDADIDEAVQGAIASKYRNTGQTCICANRLYVQDGVYDEFSKKFAEAVSALAVGPAIEDGTEIGPLVNDAALAKVEELVGDALQHGASVLTGGKRHRLGRTYYEVTVLTNVTQDMRIAREEIFGPVAPLYRFSTEDEAIALANDTTYGLASYFYAGDIGRIFRVSEGLEYGMIGVNTGLISTELHPFGGVKESGIGREGSHYGLSEYLETKYVCIGGISQQ